The DNA sequence CTACCTCAATTTTTGTCGCTCATCATTTTGTCCTATCTAAATCTACTGCTAATTGCATTATATAACAGTTCTAGGCGCATTGCTCTCTGCAAACtaaatttggaaaagaaaaaaattcacaattaattttaaaataacaattatacaataaaaatattatatttaaacaagtcaattaaaacaagaatatgataaaaaaataaaatattattaaaaacagtCGTATAGGAGTAGTGTTGTGTGAAATATAAAGAGCGTAAAAAcattagaaaatttattatatattagaaCTAGAGAGATATAATgccatttttttatatcatatatatatatatatataaaagggcaatttaaataaataagtttacgTTGAGAAACAAATAATCATCTAAAATATCTGTTAGACTAGTTTTTTTAGGGTACTAATATTTGGACACTCAACAATATTTTACACTCAtctaaaaaagttaatttttttaataagcaAAATACTCTTAAAAGTGAGTTATCAATCAGTGCAAGTGgtgtaaaaaaaaacacattttccgtctctttattctatattttgtCTAGAATGATCAATATACCGCATTCACTTTGTAACCGAAATATTCCTTGCAAAAGTAAGAATATATGAGTGACGAACCAcgttaaatactatataaagcATTGTAACGTAACTCCAACCTAACACGAGGAGACAAAATGAGTTTGGCAAAAGCTTTGATTTTCACTATATATAAATGATAGACGTGCCGGCCCAAAGAAGCTATAAATGCAGCAAATCTATTCACTCAACTGCAACGAAACTAGCTAGCCATAAAATTAATCAAGCTTAACATCATAATGATGACAAAGCTTACCCTATTCGTGTGGTCAATGGTTTGTGTAGTGGCTGTGGCCTCTGCTCAAAGTGCCGTTGTGGAGTCTACGTATCATTTATACCAACCGGAGCAGCATAACTGGGATTTGCTCGCAGTGAGTGCGTATTGCGCCACTTGGGACGCAAACCAGCCCCTCTCATGGCGAAGCAAATATGGATGGACAGCTTTCTGTGGACCTGTAGGGCCTCAAGGACAAGATTCTTGTGGCAAGTGCTTGAGGGTACGTAGATAGTTTcatatcgactagagataagactgtttcataatatataattacatcAGTGCAAACTTCATCTTACAAACCGATTTTACGATATATGCTTTCTTTCGTTATGCTTTAAGCAATAACATTCACATGCATGCATGCTTTTGCTTTTGATCGATGAAGAAATCACAGTAATACTTTATAGGTGACAAACACTCGAACAGGAGATGAGCAAATAGCTAGAATTGTGGATGAATGCCAAAACGGGGGTCTGGACTTGGACGTTAGTGTGTTCCAAACACTTGACTCCGACGGAAATGGGAATGCTGAGGGCCATCTTACCATTCACTACGAATTTGTCGACTGTGCTGACTAAACATGTCTTCGTATAATTCAGCAGAAGGGTTGCttcttattaattatgtttaatgaGAAAAGTACAAGCATAATCATGATCAATAAGTTATTTTAGGTACTTACCGATTGCATTGCATGCGATTGGAAGAAAaaatgttgttgttttattcCGTTTCATTTTTTACACAATAAAAATCTTAGTGGATTTTGCTaaagtgtttttttctttttttgtatgaatattattttgataaaaaaaaattgatgaactTCACAACACTTCtataaatatgattataatagattaatttcttttgtaactaaaataaagtaataaaataatatttttatctaaattgatagtttaagaaaatatttggttaaattatcatttttcttttcctttatgAGTTTGATATCAAAGTTTCAGTCAACGGATGGATATAAATAAAGTGTATATTGTTAACATTGATTTGCGAGTACGTGGATTTGGTTTGATTTGATAttctaaagttaaaaataaaccaggaattatattttgataatttttaagtattttataaatatagagaaatcagaaaatgaaaaataaaaagccatttaaaaaatatcattttaaattgtaaaaaaaattgtcaaaatttacttgttaaaaaattatttttcaataaataattaataggaatttatattgtttaggttggttttttttttgtaatttgagGTCCATTTAAagtcaaatttgtaaaaatgggttCGTTCAATGTTTTTTTGCAAGGTAGGATCAAGTTATTAGGGTGAATGACGACATTACAAATGATTTTTTGTACGAATCCCTCGTAGCCAATAAAGtagacaaaattgaaacaattagGAGTAGATTCATGACACgatttcacttaaaaaaaaaagaaattggcaGGATGAAAGAAGACTTCACCTATAATtcgggatgtcaacggggcgggtagggtacgggtagtagctctcccgtaccctacccgctggataaatatttgtcccgtacccgtacccatatccgtcgggtatccgttatgcgggtacccgcctatttttttcatatctgcgggtatccatgggtacccgcgggtatttacaaaaatatttaaaagaataaatatttaaccataattagtgcttgGATCAACAAATCCACCTTCTCCTATTGATTCTTGAAaagcaaacaaataaaaaatcattaacaatttatattgtagtttatttttgaatgaaatattaaagaaattactaacttcatcaatgtccataTCTTGCAatattgtataaagtttcatgttgtccaattttaatctagaagagcctgaaaacataagaagttcattaaaattttttaacaatcactttattaaaatatctaagtaaaagtgttaatttcattacctgtTGATCCATAACTAGTCTTTGacacacatcaatgcctccacagtatCTAGAAGTAATCTACTCTGATCTGGGATAAGAATCCGACCACCATTActgaatgaagactcataatgttttttagtAGTATATATATGAggatatttttatgaattaaagtttagcgggtacgggtatccacgggtacggatactatgatacccgtacccacccTGTTagcatgcgggtatcaaaaatatccaTACCCGCGGATAgcaggtatccatttttaatattcgtttcttactcgttgcgggttttatccgcgggtacggattttttttacattcctACCTATAATATCGTGCAACTTAATTATGGACacattttacaaatttgaattcaaatatactccaaaataagaaaaaaaaaactactttttAGTGGTGTGTgtttaatatatgttagattttttttttaaatataagttaaaatataaaaatcgtACTTTGAAAGACACAACAGTAACAGTAACAGAGAATTTAAATTCTATATGTAGGTAGGTATAAACTCGAGCGCGTAATGTTCTTTCTTGACCGTCAATTGAGCTAATTTAGACTTTTTTAACTCTATATAATATACCAATCATGAAAATGTTGGTAAAACTCTTGAATCACTCTTACCAACCAAGAAGAATATctttgttaataaatataataaatcaagACAATAAAAGTTGAGTTATTCATATGAAAACTTTAATTCAACATCTTATACATGACGAGATTTCTTGCAGCAACTGCCAGATAGTGGACTATGAATTTATCAGTGACACAATGTAGTGAGCCATGTAAATCGCAGAAGCTTACGTACGTCTAGgtgtataaataaaaacaaaatcaaccaGCAGTGTAAAAATTCTTATTTGAACAAATCAAAATGCTAATTTTCCCATTTTATCGTTGCGatcttcttttaaatttatttgtatttgtttagtataaaacttttattatattatcgAATCTCAGCGATAATTTAGGGGATGcgtttaacaaataaattttaggtagatgtatattatattatcgtGCAATTGAGATAATTGCGTTAAAGACTGTGTAACGTGTATAGCATAAAACATTGTACAAGGCTGCATGTGGGTGTGATTGCGAAATCAATACACGGGTGTTGACAGGGAAACCTTGTGCGCAATAATGTGTATTGAACAGTGCAGTGTAGTGTCGATATTCGCCGCGTACAAGAAAAAGCAAGACAAATATATGAGCttcataaaatcatattttttctagTCCAGACAGGAAATTTCCACGTAAAAAAACTTCATTCAGTTTCTTCCACATAATTTTCAAGGGAAACATTTGATTCAGACCATTGTAATATACGAGTTACCACATTCATTTTTCGATCTGATGACTGAATATTCCTTTGGAGACTATGTACAGCGTTGCAATGCAACTCCAATGTAATAATACGAGGAAACAATATATGAGTTTGCAAAAGCTGTGATTTTAACTATATATCATAGATGTGCCGGCCCCTATTAAACACAACATCTAATTACTTCAAAGTGTGCCATTCTGTGACTGTAGAAGCTGAAGGCAAAGCTTTCCCAATGCATGAAGTAAGTCATATGAAATTGTACGTGTTTATTTGGTTTGACTTTTCATGAACTAAAAGTCGTACATGGATTAAATTTACcctaataaagtaatttttattaattaatatataatatttacttgAGAGAGTCGAACAGGGACAAAATTGAGGTGAGGCGGCGAGAACTTGAGAGTGGGCTTATTCATTGGATGTCCCAaccattttgttttgttttgtcgtgatatatgtatatagacAGACCAATGATGCATGATGACTCTGACCTATGTTGTACCGGTATCATTCTCATCTTATCATTAAGAGCCTTACTTTGTTTTTTGTAATCAATTTCTGCTCTTGCCACAAACGATTTTtagtaaacaaaatattatatcattcaCAAACAGACAACAGACCAAATTGGCCTTTTTTgctgtttttttgttttttgttttccttttcattaCCCAGTCCCCATTCAGCTCCTAAAACAACGTGGTTGGACAAAACAAGAGTAAATCGATGAGTTGAGGAGTGAAATAGGGTAACGTTTTCTTGTTTTCTGGTTGCTAGACGGCAAGGAGCAAAGGATCATTTTTCACGCATTTTATTTGATAAGATAatgatattatgatttttatttttttacttctattttttatattttaatgtgttttaatatcaatcattgattaatatatcaccattttttattttaaaaattaatagttcacacgttaaaaagtaaaaaatgagaattagaaaataatttttctattttataggACGTTGTTCTAAGGTTTtctgtattaatttttaaacaaaattttgtcaaattataaataatgagGGTATGATTTTTTAAAGATCAGAATGTTAAAGACTTTACTTTCCATTAAgactttgttatttttcttatttccgtacattcatttcttaaaaatagttttggaaaatattataattatagataaatttaatgatatggattaattaattttaattatttttcataaatataaattcctTATTAATGGGAGAAGTATATCTATTTAGatataaatagtataaaaagCTAAAAAATCAACTgtgatttataatatattattttactatttaataaaaaaattcagaatTTCTTTCAATGAATATTGGATACGTGTTTGTGTTTAGAGGCTTTGGCTTTTTTTTTCGTAAAGAAGTAAACGTGTTTGGGTAGATTTGCTGCACCTTCTTCTCTGAGTGCATTAAATGTTTGGAAAATTACTTAACAACCACATGTTGCTTACTTACTGTGTCTATCTTTTAATACTAAATGTTAATAAATGctcaaaataacaatttttgtattattcaaacaaagataatatttataatattttttatgtacccttgtatatattttacggaaaaaaacaataatttccATTAACGATTACTGAATATtaaaactcatatttttataccagtacaaaataaactttaaaatataacccatctcatttatttaataattcaagtaaaacaaaatgattttaaaaaaagaaatagccCTTCAAAGTTGCCTCAAGCTGATTGTATAATGTGACAGATCTCAAGGTTTCGATATATCACTGTTTAATAACTTCACCTAAAATacgaaaaattaaatagttttgttattAAACTGTTTGATATTATCCTTTGGATTATATataccaaaatttattttaggcaTTTGCCTTAtgtatgttttttaattatatatataacattaattaaaataaagtagtattgttaattaaaacatttatttacatgagaaatatataatttaattattttataaaaaaattaacatttagaTTGATTGATttcatatcatttaaaaatttatcatgtGTGAAAGTTTAAGATTTGAAGACTGCTAATTTCATTCCATACATAATTATATGTTTCTGATGCAATAAAGggtatttaaaag is a window from the Vigna unguiculata cultivar IT97K-499-35 chromosome 7, ASM411807v1, whole genome shotgun sequence genome containing:
- the LOC114189582 gene encoding pathogenesis-related protein PR-4-like, which codes for MMTKLTLFVWSMVCVVAVASAQSAVVESTYHLYQPEQHNWDLLAVSAYCATWDANQPLSWRSKYGWTAFCGPVGPQGQDSCGKCLRVTNTRTGDEQIARIVDECQNGGLDLDVSVFQTLDSDGNGNAEGHLTIHYEFVDCAD